From the Elstera cyanobacteriorum genome, one window contains:
- a CDS encoding DUF1800 domain-containing protein, translated as MMVSLSPRRSQTAWLGLVIAPLLALPAKALSPADTRHLLDRTGFGATPEDFARFAPLSRAEAVESLISGLRRTPVTPLPAFVGQDRADFTRIGQMPAEERKAWEEKISAQGRAMKAWWMQEMLATPSPLTERMVLFWHNHFVSSFNKVRDPEALVRQNLTFRRLGTSDFRGLLTATARDPAMMKYLDTTQNRKGGPNENFARELFELFTLGEGHYSEDDIKQAARAFAGWTVDEPTGKFKLNPGAIDPEVKQVFGQSGPFDGQDILDLVLNDPQTARFVVGKLWQEFVSDMPDEKTLAPIAARFAGDWRIDQALADLLTSDAFWSEQNRGTLVKSPVDLVVGTVHRLGLTNLPPDQAVEQVRRLGQDIFEPPTVRGWPGGTAWINTDTLLQRREVVDRLIRGQSLSGDGLRAKAPLTVALLALPPRQPLPPAPAVPVPANSIAPDLDGILRDPAYQVK; from the coding sequence ATGATGGTTTCGCTGTCCCCGCGCCGCTCTCAAACGGCTTGGCTGGGTCTGGTCATCGCCCCGCTGCTCGCCCTACCTGCAAAAGCACTCTCCCCCGCCGACACCCGGCACCTGCTGGACCGCACCGGTTTCGGCGCGACGCCGGAGGATTTCGCCCGCTTTGCCCCGCTGAGCCGGGCTGAGGCGGTTGAAAGCCTGATCAGCGGCCTGCGGCGCACGCCGGTCACGCCGCTACCGGCGTTCGTTGGCCAAGACCGGGCCGACTTTACCCGCATCGGCCAGATGCCCGCCGAGGAGCGCAAAGCTTGGGAGGAGAAGATTTCCGCCCAAGGCCGCGCCATGAAGGCGTGGTGGATGCAGGAAATGCTCGCCACCCCCTCGCCGCTGACCGAACGCATGGTGCTGTTCTGGCACAATCATTTCGTTTCCAGCTTCAATAAGGTGCGCGATCCCGAAGCGCTGGTCCGGCAAAATCTGACCTTTCGCCGCCTCGGGACCAGCGATTTTCGCGGTCTGCTAACGGCCACCGCCCGCGACCCGGCGATGATGAAATATCTCGACACGACCCAGAACCGCAAAGGCGGACCGAACGAGAATTTCGCCCGCGAGCTGTTCGAACTCTTCACATTGGGCGAAGGCCATTATTCGGAAGACGATATCAAACAGGCCGCGCGCGCCTTCGCGGGCTGGACGGTGGACGAGCCGACGGGCAAGTTCAAACTGAACCCCGGCGCCATCGACCCAGAAGTGAAGCAGGTCTTCGGCCAATCCGGCCCTTTCGACGGGCAGGATATCCTCGATCTGGTGCTGAACGATCCGCAAACCGCCCGCTTCGTCGTCGGCAAACTCTGGCAGGAGTTTGTGTCCGACATGCCGGACGAGAAAACCCTGGCACCCATCGCCGCCCGCTTTGCCGGGGATTGGCGGATCGACCAAGCCCTTGCAGACCTTTTGACCTCGGACGCCTTCTGGAGCGAACAAAATCGCGGCACGCTGGTGAAATCGCCGGTCGATCTTGTTGTCGGCACGGTTCACCGGCTGGGGCTGACCAACCTGCCACCCGATCAAGCCGTGGAGCAGGTGCGCCGCCTGGGGCAGGATATTTTCGAACCGCCCACCGTGCGCGGCTGGCCGGGCGGCACCGCCTGGATCAATACCGATACGCTGCTGCAACGGCGTGAGGTCGTCGATCGGTTGATCCGGGGGCAAAGCCTGTCGGGCGACGGGCTGCGTGCCAAAGCGCCGCTGACCGTCGCGCTACTGGCCCTGCCGCCGCGCCAACCGCTGCCCCCCGCCCCGGCGGTCCCCGTTCCCGCCAATAGTATTGCCCCCGACCTCGACGGGATTCTGCGCGATCCCGCGTATCAGGTGAAATAG